The Kosmotoga olearia TBF 19.5.1 sequence TCACTTATGATGGCTTCCATAAAAAAGCACGGTGGCACTTTCGATAAAATCAGACTCTTCGGTACCATAGGTTTTTCTATTACAGCACTGCTTTTGAGTTATCTGGTTAAATGGGGTTTCATCTGGTATTTTATAGTTGCTTCAATCAGCCTTTTTATCGCTCCCATTGTGATAAATATAAAAAGAAAGAATAACAAGAAAATACAGGAAAAGCCAAAAACAGTGTTTATAAGAAACGGAAATCTGTTTACTTTTGTTCTTATGACTGTTGGAATGATCTTCGGTGTAACTCTAGGAAGTTTTCATAACACCTTTTTTCCTGTTTTATCTCGAGAAATGGGCTATGATAAATCGGTTGTAGGACTTGTCTTTTCTTTCATGGCGATTACAGAGATTCCTTTCCTGTTTTTCGCAGAAAAGATCATAAGAAAGTTTGGAAATTTCAGTGTTCTTGTAGTCGGCATGCTGGTAAGTGCTTTGAGAGTTGTGCTGGTTACTTATGTCTCGGGACTGGTGCCTTTGTTGCTAACCCAGGCTCTTCACGGGCTCACGTACATCTTGATGTATTACGCTCTTTTTAACTATATACATTTCAGATTACCCGAGAAATACTTGACCAATGCTCAAAGCCTTTTCTGGCTAACAAGTTCAGGATTGACATATATTTTTGGGTCAATTATCGGTGGTTATCTCATAGAGTACTTTCAAACAGTAACGGGTTTTAGGATTATGGGTTATTCAGGTTTTATAGTAACCGGAGCAATCATAGCAATTTTCCTTATATTTAAACGCAAGACATCATAACTTTCAGCGCTTTCATTTAAGTGAGCGTCAAAGAAGAAAACAGGGACTGTGTCGTAGGGGACTGTACCTGTTTTTCGAGGCTCACTCACACGTAGCGTGCTTACTGAGCTTTTGTACATTCGTCATCCTGAACTTGATTCAGGATCTCGTACTTAAGAAAATAAGATTCTGGATAAAACATCTCCAGAATGACAGGTATCCGTTGACTTCTAAAGAATGACAGCGTCTGAAGCTTTCAAGACGTAGTCCAGCACTTCAGTAGAGTAGCTGCTTTCCGCCGAAGGCGCACATCAACTGCGCAGCAGTTCGCAACAACCACGAAGTGGTTCGCAACAATCCCGAAGGGATTCGCATCCGCCGCGCAGCGGCTATCTCGGTTCTCGGACTCTCGGATTCTTATCAGCGTCTGCAAGCCTCAACGTCGTGAGCCTCCTGAGCGCAGCTCAGCACTTTCGCCGCATAGCGGCCCTCTCGCCTTCTCGGCTTCTCAGACTCTCGATGTTTTCTCTATACCCTAGACTCCAGACCCTATCCCCGCTTTTGGTTCTTTCCGCCGAAGGCGCGTGTCAACTGCGAAGCAGTTCGAGACGTAATCACCCCCTAAAGAAATAGGACAAGAGATAACGAAGTGATAGTATGAAAGAAAAGGGGGCGAAGGGATGAGAGGCAGAGCACAATATTCAATGGAATTGAAGCTAAAAGTGGTAAAGGAATACGAAGAGGGTCACAAAAACACAAGAGAAATCAGGGAAGAATACGGGATACCGGATTCTACATTATGGGGTTGGATAAACAAATACAGAGCGGAGGGAGAAAGTGCTTTTGAACCGAAACTCAGAGCTGGAGATTTCATTGTTGATCCAACGAAGATACCACCTGTTCTGTACAAAGAGATAGGGCTCGGCAAGATAAAGAAAGACCCAAAAGAGCTAAAAGGGGTTCTCAACGAAATCGAGAAATACAAACTCATAATAGCAGAGAAAGAATTGGAAATAAGGTTGCTAAAAGAAGCTCTAAAAAAAACTGGAAAAGGCTAGCAGTTGAACTTTTCGCTGAAACATATATGGGTTATGGTTTTTCAACCTCTTATCTTTTGAGAATCTTTGGAATAACCAGAAGCAGTTACTATCGCAGGAAGAAACCCTTGTTCTTTCTCAAAAAGGCGAAGACAGGTAGAAGGCGCAATTACTGTCTAAAGACAAACGGTGAAAAGTTCGAAGATAAAGAGCTTGAAAAACTACTCAAAGGCATATACAGCAGAGTGAATCCATATGAACCTGAGTATTATCTGAAAGTGCTAGGAAGCAAGAAGCTCAGCAAGTATTTTCTGAATGAATTTGGGATAATAGTGAACCACAAGAAAGTACACAGAATGAGAAAGAAGCTGGGATATGTCAGGAAATACTGGCCGAAACAGCACCATCCTGTTAGGCGCTCAACCCAGCATGAGATAGACAGGACAGGAATACTGTGGGAAGCAGATATTAAGTACATAACCACAATACAGGAAGGGAATATAGCCTTATTGGACATAATAGATGTATATTCAAGGGAAATAGTGGGTTCATATCTTGGGAAGAGTTGCAAGTGCAAAGATTTTACTCGAACACTGGGAAGGGCAATGCTTTACCAGGAAACGGTACCTCAGTTGGTCCGTACGGATAATGGAAGCCTGTTTACAGCTAATTACACCCGGGAATATTTTGAAAAGAACGAGATAATCCAGGAATTTGGGATAAAGCACCACCCTGATTCCCAGGCCTTTATTGAATCACAGCATTCGAATGTGCAAAGGGAATTTGTGGCTATGAATGTGTTTGAGAGAGCGGAAGACGTTTACCGAAAATACCAGGTGTACATGGATTTCTATCATAATCTCAGACCACATGGTTCTTTGAAATACATGACACCACAAGCCTTTAAGAAACACTGTAGCATTTCCATGATTCAGTCTGTTAAAGCTTGATCTCGTTAACCCGTGTCTCATTATTGGGGGGCAGACCGGAGACAACCACGAAGTGGTTCGCAACAACTCCGCAGGAGTTCGTATCAATCCCGAAGGGATTCGTGTCCCTGCTGCAAAGCAGCTTTCTCGGACTCTCGAAGTTTTTTTGGTGGACTGTCCCCATTTTCCATATCCGCTGCGAAGCAGCGCACAGTGGAGTACCTCCATTTTCTTATTTTCATTGCCAATAGCGACTCCTAATTGGCACAATTTTGCATACAGATGATTGAAGCAAAGACTACTACTATTCTTTAAAGGAGGGATGTAGGTGAGAAAAAGAGGATTTTCACTCGTTGAGCTTTTGATCGTTTTAGCGGTTATTGCTGCATTGATCGCCACAATTACACCAGTTGCGTTAAACGCGATCAAAAAAGCACAGGCTACAAAAGTTGCGCAGAACTTGAAAACACTTGCCAATGCCTTTGAAAACAAACTTTATATTGATGGTGAAATTCCAGCATCTATTAATGAGCTTGGAAGAGATATTGATACTGACAACTATGGTGTCGCATATTATATAACCAGCCCTGGAACCTATGATGTTATTGTGTACACCAAAGAAGATGTTGATTTTACCATTGTTAAGAATATATTGAGTGACGCATGGAATGGACCAATGCCTTCTTATTTTAATGTGCTACCTGGTTCTGCAGATACAACCGACGTAACAGCATGGTATGAATTTATCTTCACAGTATATTGATATCATATAATTGACCCCGATAACAGAAAATGGGGACTGTACCGCAGTGGACTGTCCCCATTTTCTGTTTTGACTGTAGCTCCTATTTTAAGCAATGTCAACTGCGAAGCAGTTTGCATCAACTCCGAAGGAGTTCGCCTCACTGGCGTCAGCCAGTCGTATCTTTTGTAAATATTAGAGTCTGTCCTGTCCTTTTTTACTTTGATTCATCTTCGTCTCTCGTGGCCGCGTAGTGGCCCTCTCGGTTCTCGGACTCTCGATGTTTTTTGGTGGACTGTCCCAATTTTTCTCGGACTGTACACCATTTCAAAGGAGCCTTTGAAGCCGAAAATCTTTCTCCATGGAAAGAGCAGGGTATGAAATTTTATAATTTTAAAACCCATCCTTTCGTATAATTTTCTCGCTTTAATGTTCTGCTCTATTACAAAGAGCCTGATCATAGGCAATCTTTCTTTTTCTGCAAAATCAATTATGAAACTCAAAAGCGCTGTTCCGATTCCTTTGCCTCTTGCTTCTTTTACAACGGTTATAACGTCTAAAAGGAGACCATTTTTAGCACTCTTTTTTAACGCCAATCCCAGGAATGCTACTCTGAATATGGAGATCCCGAATTCTTTTAAAGCTTCTAAGACGCCGATTTCAAGCCAATTGTCTTTCTTGGTTTTTATTCCAGCGACACCTAAAATTTCTCTGTCTTTTCTGGCCACAATTATCCCGTCACTTTTCAGGTATCTTGAGTATATTTCAATACTTTTTTCTTTTGAACCGAAAATAGGTTTTACTTTTTCGCTAAATGGTTCGTAAAGTAACTTTGCAATCTTTATTCTTTCATACTGGAAAAAACCGAAAGCTATTTCGATATTTTTCATATAGTTACCCCCCAATAAGATTCTATAACCTGTTAGCACTAAAACCAATACTATCCAGAGCTTTGGATTCCATATAGTTTATCTTAGAATTAAGTTAAGCCTAAGGGAAAGGAGCGAAAGAGAATGCCTAAAGTAACGACTAAGGGACAGATTTTCGTGTGCGAAATTTGTGGAAATGTTGTAGAAGTAAAGGAAGTTGGAGGCGGCGAATTGGTCTGTTGTGGTCAGCCAATGACGATAAAAGAAGACAAATAGTCGGTTACACCAACTCCGAAGGAGTTCGTACCACTGACGAAGCCAGTTGTACCAACGCGGAGAGCACGCGCGACACGCTGACTTCGTCAGGACTAGGATTAGCACACTGCGTGTTGACATGCGCTCCTTCGTCGCGGCTATGCGGCCCTTCGAGTCGGAATAAGACATTTTCTAATCCGCCGCAGGCGCAAAGCCGTTCCGTAGGAACGCATAGCCTGAGCGAAGCCCAATACGGCCGCTGCGAAGCAGGGAATTTCTCGCCCTCTCGGACTCTCGGATTCTTATCAGGAGTTCGTGACAATCCCGAAGGGATTCGTATCCGCCGCGCAGCGCCTCTCTCGGTTCTCGATTGTCACGTACAACCTACAACGATTTTATATTCTCACCTTTTCGGCTTCTCAGACTCTCGATGTTTTCTCTATACCCTAGACTCCAGACCCTATCCCCGCTTTTGGTTCTTTCCGCCGAAGGCGCGTGTCAACTGCGAAGCAGTTCGAGACAACCACGAAGTGGTTCGCAACAACTCCGCAGGAGTTCGTATCAATCCCGAAGGGATTCGTGTCCCTGCTGCAAAGCAGCTTTCTCGGTGTGCCCGGCATGACATACAACTATAGGGTGAAAGTCCCGAATGCGGGGAGCGAGATAAGCATTAGCTGAGGGCAAGGGTGTCACTGGTAACGGTGAATCTGAAGGAAGCCTAAGGCAAAATCTGGAACTGAACGAAAGTGAACCAGTGTTGGCCGGTAGAGAGGGTAACCTTGCCGAGAATGGGTAAGCCCGAGCTCCAACTCTACAGGTTTGGATGGCAGGATTCGGATGAAAGCTGTATGTCTTACCCGGGGAAGTCCTCACTCGTCCCAAAATGGGTAAGCCGGAACAAGGGGAGACCCAAGGACTGGTGAAGCGGAGGAGGATGGCAGACGAACCCGTAGTAGTGTTGAACCTCTCTGAAAGGAGAAGGGACTATCGCCTTGAGCGATGGGGGTAACAGGAACCGAAAGGGCCTGTTACTTGCGAAGGGGGGAAGGATTGAGGAAATGGCACAAAGGGAAGCGAGTATAACAGGAGTCCGTAACGGAGGCTGAAATGCTAACGACGGTTGAGAATAGCCGGGGCAGGTAAGTAACCATTGCAAAGATAGGAAGATTCCCGGGGGGGGGGTAAAGAATCCAATCTTTGGATGGGAGAAGAAACCGATTCTGTTATATGCGACTTATCCGGAAGGCCATACAGGAGGAAACATGAGGAAGTACTACAGTCTTATTGACAAAGTTTATCTGGAAGCGAACCTGGTCAAAGCATATCACAAGGTGCGGAAGAACAACGGAGCACCTGGGATAGATGGAGTAACGGTTCAGGAGTATGGAGAAAACCTTCTGGAAAGGATTAAGAAACTCAGCGAAAAGTTGCGAAAAGGAGAATACCGGCCTTCACCGGTAAAAAGGGTAGAAATCCCGAAAGGAAATGGGAAGACACGTATGCTCGGGATACCGACGGTAGAGGATCGAATAGTACAACAATCGCTGAAAGAAATAATGGAACCAATCTTTGAGGAAGGATTTCATCCTTCAAGTTATGGATACAGGAAAGGAAGGAATCCACACCAGGCAGTAGAGAAAGCCTATGCCTTCGCGTGCAAATACAAAATGAAATACGTGGTACAGTTAGACCTTAGTCAATGCTTTGACACCTTAGACCACGAAAAGATGATAGACGCAGTAGCGGAAAGAATAAGCGATGGCAAAATATTGAGACTAATAAGAAGTTTCCTCAAAAGTGGAGTCATAACAGACCAATACCAACCCAGTGAGATGGGAAGTCCACAGGGCGGAGTAATAAGCCCCCTGCTATCCAACATCTATCTGAACAAATTTGACCAGAAAATGATGGCCAGAGGAATAAGGATAGTGAGATATGCAGATGACATACTAATCTTCGCAAAGAGCTACAAAAGCGCGGAAAAATATCTGAGAATAGCTATCCGAATACTGGAAAAAGAGCTGAAATTGAAGGTCAACAAAGAAAAGACGAGAATAACCACGATAGATGATGGAATCGAATTTCTTGGATTCACCATACAAAAAGGCAAAATACGAATCCAGGAAAAGAAAATGAAGAGGTTCAAAGCCAAAGCAAAAACACTCACCCGAAGAAACCAATGTACACCGATCGGAGAGATAATAAAACGACTAAACCAATTGCTGAGAGGCTTCAGCAATTACTACAAAATAATCGACTGGGTGGGCGTATTCAGAGACCTCATGGGTTGGATAAGAAGGAGATTGAGAGCCATAATCCTGCGACAATGGAAAACGACAAAGAAACTACGCAGGGTGATGAGACAAAAAGGATACAGAGGCGAAATATCCGGAATAAGAATGAACAAATGGAGAAGCTCTCGATCGCGATTGGTCAGTAGACTACTGCCTAACAAATATTTTCAGAAGATAGGGCTGTATGATATGAAGCTTTCACATGTACCACTGTCGGAGAATCCGATACTCAATCCATGAGCCGTGTACGTTGACCCGTACGCACGGTTCTGTGAGAGGACGAGGGGCATTGCCCCTCTCCTACTCGATATTCTCGGCTTTTTATCAGCGTCTGCAAGCCTCAGCCTCGCAAGCGTCCTGGACGGAAGTCCAGCACTTCGACAGCTCTGCTGGCTCTGATATAATGAAAGAGATGAAAAAATACAAATGGATCAGAAAACCTGAGAACGCGAAATTTATCGAAAGGCCAAACCGCTTTACTGCTATTGTGGAACTATCTGGAAAAAAGAAAAAGGTTTATCTACCAGATCCAGGAAGACTTGAAGAGCTTCTCCTTCCGGGAAACGAGGTAATTCTGGAGAAGAGGAGAAATAGTGGTAAAACAGAGCATGACCTTCTTCTTGTAAAGACCAAAGCCTTTCCCACCGGTGAACCTCTTTTGGTAAGCGTGGATTCGCGGTTACCAAACCTTTTGTTTCGCTGGTTGATCGATGAAAAAATTCTTCGCCATTTTGGAAAGGTTAAGTATGTAAAACCAGAACCCGTAGTAAACCACGGGCGGCTTGATTTTTATATTGAAAGTGATAACGGTAAACACTACATCGAACTAAAATCGGTAAATCTCATCGATGCCGAGGGGACGGCGAGATTTCCCGACGCTCCCACGAAAAGGGGGACAAAGCACATAAAGGAACTAATAAGGCTCAATTCTGAAGGCTTTCACAGCTGGATATTTTTCATGATAGTGAGGAAAGATGCACTGAAATTCAGCCCCTTTTTCGAGAGGGACCCGGAGCTATCAGAGGCTTTAAATGAGGCTTCAAAAAATGGAGTTCAAATCAAAGCACTTCAATTCAGCCCTGGAATTGACGTGGAATTTTGTGGAGAACTGAGAGTAGAACTCGAAAAAGGTAGTTTCCCTGGCTTCTGGCCTGAAGTAAAATAGCCGACAGTTATCAATTGGAATATGATACGAAGTTCGGTGACCGAGAACCGAGATTCGAGAGGGCGAGAGTGCCGCACAGCAATTCCAAACATCAACGGCGTTAGCTGTTTCTAAATCGTCAAATCTTTATACATCTTAATGTGAATAATCCCTGCCTCTTCGAATTCCTCTGAATCTTTTATATAACCGGCTTTCAAATAAAAGCCTGAAGCTGAAAGCTGGGCATTCATTATAATTCTGTATATACCTTTATTTCTCGCCTGAGACTCAACAAATTCTAAGAGCCTGGTTCCCAGTTTCATACCGCGATAAGGTTTTCTAATGGAAAAGCGCTCTAACTTCCAGATCCCATTTTCAACTTCCCTGACTCTGCAGGTACCCACAGCTTTACCATCACACTTTATAAGAAAGTGTACAGCCTCAGGATCCAGCCCATCAATTTCAATAGCTTCAGCAATTCCCTGGCCTTCTATAAAAACTTCTCTCCTTATCTCAAAAGCTTCTGCAAGTCTTTCTTTATCAGATCCAGGAAAAGTCATTAGCGTTATATTCAAAAAACCATCTCCTAAAACTTGAGTACTTCATCGTTTATTATAACTTTTTTAGCTACCAGAAAATGCAGACTGTCTCCATTTTGATTTTGGCTGCAAAATAGATTTAGCGTAAACTAGTGCTCTTTTAGAGAGGATGCTATACTCTAAACGCGATAGATTCAAAAAAGGGGGTAAATCGTTTGCTAGAATGGAATTATAAAGAAGTTGTTTCTCTTCCTGAAGTGAAAATGGATGATCTCAACAGTTCGAAAATGATGGAGCTCAGGGAGAAGTATCATCTTGATGAAGTAGTGGCTGGTGTCCAGAGTGATTATGAGAAGTTAAAACGTTTGATGAAATGGGTTCACGATAGGTGGAAGCACAACGGGAATAATGAACCATCCAGGGAAGACCCTTTAACTATGCTTGAAGAGGCCTCAACAGGAAAGAATTTCAGATGTGTGGAATACGCCATTGTAACTGCTGCAGTTGCTAGGTCTATGAGTTTCCCATCAAGAGTTCTTGGACTCATGAGAAAGGATGTGGAAACAGCCACCTCTGGAGCTGGACACGTGGCTGTTGAGGTATGGATGGATGAGTATGAAAAATGGGTGTTTCTCGATCCGCAATGGGATGTTATTCCAGAACTTGATGGGATTCCGCTTAATGTGGTGGAATTTCAGGCAGCTATTACTGATAATGGAAGCAGATTGAAACTTATCGGCTCATCCGGGACCGAGAAAGGTGTATATCTAAAGTGGATAGCTCCCTATCTGTATTATTTTAACTATCGGGTGGATCAAAGGTTTTTCACGGAAGAGGAAAAGAAAAGCGGACTCAAGATAATGCTGATTCCAAAGGAGGCTACCCCTCCGCGTGTGTTTCAGAGACGTTATCCAATAGGGGAGTATATCGGTATTTCAAATCCGAAACTATTTTATCCAGATATGTTTTCTCAATACCAGAAGAAATAGGCATGTTCAGCTCAGTATTATTCGCAAAGCGAAGAAAAGGGGGGATGATTATGGAAAGCAAGGCAATAGTTGGAAAACCTGTTCCAGATTTTACTTTAGAAAATGAGAATGGTGAAAGCGTTACGCTGTCATCTTTTCGCGGCAAGTGTGTTGTGTTGTATTTTTATCCCAAAGATAATACACCGGGATGCACACTTGAAGCTCAGGACTTCAGAGACCATTTAAAGGATTTCGAGGCTCTGAACACCATAGTACTGGGTGTCAGCAAAGACAGCGTCAAATCACACATGAATTTTGCAAAGAAACTGAATTTGAACTTTCACCTGCTCAGCGACCCAGAGGCAAAGGTACACAAGATCTTCGACGTGCTTAAACCTAAGAAAAGGTTTGGAAAAGAATATATAGGAACAGAAAGATCCACCTTTGTTATAGACAAAGACGGCATTCTAATCAAAGAATATAGAAAGGTAAAAGTAAAGGGGCACGTCCAGGAAGTATTAGAATTCATAAAAAGCAATTGCGGCTGAAAAGTTGCACCCACTCCGAAGAAGAGCATACCCTCAACGAAGCCGAGCTTACCCACGCGCTAGCGTGCTCACCAGCCGCGCAGCGGCTTTCTCTGGTCTCGAATCTCGATTTTCGATTGTCACGCACAACCCACAACGCACAACCAACAACGGCTTTGGCTCACCCCTGACAAAGTCAAGCTTACCCTTGGCGCAGCCAAGCTTACCCACGCGCTAGCGTGCTTACCGGATCTCGGTTCTCGAACTCTCGATGTTTTCTCTATACCCTATACCCCAGACCCTATACCCGCTTTTGGTTCTTTCCGCCGAAGGCGCGTGTCAACTGCGCAGCAGTTCGAAACAACTCCGAAGGAGTTCGTGACAACTCTGAAAGAGTTCGTGTCAATCCCGAAGGGATTCGTTGCTGCAAAACAGTTTGCTCCGCTGGCTTGCTATCCAAAGGAGAATTATGCAGATTTAAAGAAAGCTTCCAAAAAACTGAGAAATACAGAGTCTAATAATTTTTTTGGTGGTAATCCATTTTTATGTTGTCATATTGGTCTATTTTTTGCTGTTTTTTGCAGGTATAATGGAAAAAAATAGCTAAAATACGCATTTTGCAACAAAGGATATTGTAAGGATTATGAACCAAAAGCCCGTTGGTCTTTTTCTTGGTTGATAAAACATGTAAAAAGGGAGGGATATTTGTGAAAAAGATTCTGGTTGTTTTGTTGATTGCCGTGATGTCATTGACATTATTCGGTAAGGTAAAAGCAGTTTTACTTGTTAATGGTACTTTGGGCGACAAATCTTTCTTCGACTCAGCGGCAAGAGGAATGAAAATGATAGAAGAGCAACTTGGTGTTGAAACTAAAATTATAGAGATGGGTTACAACCCTTCAGAATGGGGACCAACTTTGGAAGACATATCAGATCTTGGTGAGTACGACATAATTATCGTTGGAACATGGCAAATGGTAGAGCTGGTTGAAAGAGTAGCTCCAATGTATCCAGATACAACTTATATTATTTTCGACACGGCTGTGGATTATTCAAAAGGTAATTTGGACAATGTATATTCGATACTTTATAAACAGAACGAAGGTTCCTTCTTAGCCGGTGCCATGGCTGCCATGGTTTCTACATCAGACAAATTTAAGTACTCATTGCCGGATAAAAAGATTATCGGATTCCTTGGTGGAATGGATATTCCAGTTATCAATGATTTCCTTGTTGGATATATTGAAGGGGCACTGTATATCGATCCAGACATAAAGGTTGCCATATCATACGTAGGTGCCTGGAATGACCCTGCAAAGGGTAAAGAATTCACTTTATCCATGTATAGACAGGGAGCAGACGTTGTATTTGCGGTAGCTGGAGAAACAGGAAATGGTGTTTTGGCGGCAGCTAAAGAAATGGATAGATGGGCAATCGGTGTTGATTCAGATATGCAGTTGTTATATGAAGAAAAAGATATGGACATTGTAAAACACACACTTTCATCAATGTTGAAGAATGTGGATTACTCATTGTTGAGAGCGGTAAAATTGTATCTGGAAGGAAAACTTCCAGTTGGACAAGTTGAAGCGCTCGGATTAAAAGAGCGTGGTGTAGGATTGGCAGATAATCCATACTTCAGAGAAATTATGGAAGCAGATCCATGGATATTGGTAAAACTAAGAGAATTAGAATTGGCTATAATTCGCGGAGATATAAAAGTAACATCAGCTTATGGGATGAGCAATGAAGAACTGAATAAAATTAGAGATGCTGTAAGACCTAAATAATAAAAATTTGCTATAAAGGTTGAAAATAGGGGCTTTTTGCCCCTATTACTTTAGAGTAAAGGGTGAGAGCCAGATGAACGACTATGTTCTTGAGATGAGAGATATCTGGAAAATTTATCCTAATGGTGTTGTTGCGAATAAGGGTGTTAACTTAAAAGTCAAAAAAGGTGAAATCCACGCATTGCTTGGCGAAAATGGCGCCGGAAAAAGCACTCTGATGAAAATCTTATTTGGCTTTGAAAGACCTACTTCCGGAAAAATCTTCTATGAAGGAAAAGAAGTCGAGATCCATTCACCGGATAAAGCTATTGCATTGGGAATTGGGATGGTTCATCAGCATTTTATGTTGGTTCCTTCATTAACAGTTGTAGAAAATGTCATTCTTGGTATGGAGCCTACAAAAGGATTTTCTGTTGATCTGAAAAAAGCAACAGAATTCGTAGAAACAGAAATGAATAAATATGGATTACCTGTTCCGCTTCACGAAAAAATAAAAGATATAAGTGTTGGTATGAAACAAAGAGTAGAGATCTTGAAAACTCTCGTAAGAGGGGCTGATTTAATAATCCTTGACGAACCTACGGCCGTTTTGACCCCACAGGAAACCGTAGAACTCTTTAAAGCTTTGAAGAACCTGACCGCAAAAGGAAAAACGGTGATTTTCATAACCCACAAGCTTAATGAAGTCAAAGAAATAGCTGATAGGATCACCGTATTAAGAAGAGGTAAAACAGTTGGCGAGGCCAATGTAAAAGATGTATCTGAAAAAGACATGTCGAGAATGATGGTAGGAAGAGATGTTGAGCTGAAGATAGATAAAGAACCTGCAAAACCCGGTAAAGTAGTTTTAGAGGTGAAAGATTTACATTATACAAGAATAGATGGCGTCAAAATGCTTAAAGGAATAAATCTGAAACTAAGAGAAGGCGAAATCCTTGGCATAGCTGGAGTAGAAGGAAACGGACAAAATGAATTGGTTGATATTATCACTGGAATGGACAAACCGGAAAAAGGTGAAATTTTTATATTTGGAAAGAATATGAAAAACATGGATAGCCCGGAAGCTTTCAGAAAATCAGGAATGAGTTTTATTCCCTCAGATCGTATGAAATGGGGGATTTCCGGAGAAAACTCTA is a genomic window containing:
- the bcp gene encoding thioredoxin-dependent thiol peroxidase, giving the protein MESKAIVGKPVPDFTLENENGESVTLSSFRGKCVVLYFYPKDNTPGCTLEAQDFRDHLKDFEALNTIVLGVSKDSVKSHMNFAKKLNLNFHLLSDPEAKVHKIFDVLKPKKRFGKEYIGTERSTFVIDKDGILIKEYRKVKVKGHVQEVLEFIKSNCG
- a CDS encoding BMP family ABC transporter substrate-binding protein, translating into MKKILVVLLIAVMSLTLFGKVKAVLLVNGTLGDKSFFDSAARGMKMIEEQLGVETKIIEMGYNPSEWGPTLEDISDLGEYDIIIVGTWQMVELVERVAPMYPDTTYIIFDTAVDYSKGNLDNVYSILYKQNEGSFLAGAMAAMVSTSDKFKYSLPDKKIIGFLGGMDIPVINDFLVGYIEGALYIDPDIKVAISYVGAWNDPAKGKEFTLSMYRQGADVVFAVAGETGNGVLAAAKEMDRWAIGVDSDMQLLYEEKDMDIVKHTLSSMLKNVDYSLLRAVKLYLEGKLPVGQVEALGLKERGVGLADNPYFREIMEADPWILVKLRELELAIIRGDIKVTSAYGMSNEELNKIRDAVRPK
- a CDS encoding ABC transporter ATP-binding protein, whose product is MNDYVLEMRDIWKIYPNGVVANKGVNLKVKKGEIHALLGENGAGKSTLMKILFGFERPTSGKIFYEGKEVEIHSPDKAIALGIGMVHQHFMLVPSLTVVENVILGMEPTKGFSVDLKKATEFVETEMNKYGLPVPLHEKIKDISVGMKQRVEILKTLVRGADLIILDEPTAVLTPQETVELFKALKNLTAKGKTVIFITHKLNEVKEIADRITVLRRGKTVGEANVKDVSEKDMSRMMVGRDVELKIDKEPAKPGKVVLEVKDLHYTRIDGVKMLKGINLKLREGEILGIAGVEGNGQNELVDIITGMDKPEKGEIFIFGKNMKNMDSPEAFRKSGMSFIPSDRMKWGISGENSIEENLISDRFEKEPFSKRGILSYKDITRSAEKLISEFDIRTDGPKTAVKMLSGGNIQKVVVAREFTSDSKIIIADQPTRGIDVAAADFIRRRLIKERDNNVAVLLISADLTELLEVSDRILVMYHGEFVAHFKDISKINETILGEYMLGIKKMNIDEMGDSL